A genomic window from Sulfurospirillum diekertiae includes:
- a CDS encoding DUF1847 domain-containing protein gives MNEEEKELSCAECGTLNCHKHDSRYPKFCLTTNVDEQMLEESLACYKEEEGMDRKIALAAADIEGKYYGQLTRVEEILAFARRIGAKKIGIASCVGLAAESKIFAEILKVNGFDVFMAICKVGSRDKCDIGLEEEQKIRPNTFEPMCNPILQAKYLNKAKTDLNVIMGLCVGHDSLFIKYAKATTTYLVVKDRVLGHNPIAALHLTQTYYKKLLTPKAY, from the coding sequence ATGAATGAAGAAGAAAAAGAACTCAGTTGCGCTGAATGTGGAACACTGAATTGCCATAAACATGATAGTAGATATCCTAAATTTTGTTTAACAACCAATGTTGATGAGCAGATGCTAGAAGAATCTCTTGCCTGTTATAAAGAAGAAGAGGGAATGGATCGCAAAATTGCACTGGCCGCTGCTGATATTGAAGGTAAATACTATGGACAATTAACACGTGTTGAAGAAATATTAGCCTTTGCAAGACGCATTGGTGCAAAGAAAATTGGTATTGCATCCTGTGTTGGCTTAGCTGCCGAGTCCAAAATTTTTGCTGAGATTCTTAAAGTCAATGGATTTGATGTTTTTATGGCAATTTGTAAAGTAGGTTCTCGTGATAAATGCGATATTGGGCTTGAAGAAGAGCAAAAAATTCGCCCAAACACGTTTGAGCCGATGTGTAATCCTATTCTTCAAGCCAAATACCTCAATAAAGCAAAGACAGATCTGAATGTGATTATGGGGTTGTGTGTTGGACATGACTCATTGTTTATCAAATATGCGAAAGCAACCACAACGTATCTTGTAGTCAAAGATCGTGTTTTGGGGCACAATCCTATTGCCGCATTGCATTTAACACAGACGTACTATAAAAAACTTTTAACACCTAAAGCGTATTAA
- a CDS encoding diguanylate cyclase: MYFWIMMIFFVPFSLFGVELSLDENTYLKKLGTVNVCVDPDWEPFEMIDQKGNYTGIGADLLHLVAQRIGLKITVLPTKDWDESIAYSKAGKCQIISFLNQSPYRDTWLLFTKPHFSDPNVFITREEHSFIGDPHDLVNESIVFPTGTAMEELVRTEYPNLNIITTHSEMDAFQLVSNKKADIAMRSLIVAAYTLKKEGMFNLKIAGQLPDYINKMHMGVIQSEPMLRDILDKGIATISAEDRANIVNKYVAIKAQTVYDYSLLLKIVFGFMILGLLFLWRYYELKKYTKELLYLSETDILTKMYNRMKIEKELVMQVERAKAMKYSFSILLIDFDFFKIINDTFGHPIGDKVLIEMADLIKRSIRSDDRIGRWGGEEFLVLCPQSNEDEALNIARRIQMAIHTGVFSTHKHHTVSIGIRTLTDEDTPYTLISHADDALYKAKNTGRDTICCSSSSTSI, encoded by the coding sequence ATGTATTTTTGGATAATGATGATATTTTTCGTACCATTTTCTCTTTTTGGTGTTGAACTATCGTTAGATGAAAATACTTATCTTAAAAAACTAGGCACTGTTAACGTCTGTGTTGATCCCGATTGGGAACCTTTTGAGATGATAGATCAAAAAGGGAATTATACAGGTATTGGTGCTGATCTTTTGCATCTGGTTGCCCAACGCATTGGGCTTAAGATTACTGTTTTGCCGACAAAAGATTGGGACGAGAGTATTGCGTATTCCAAAGCAGGTAAATGTCAAATCATTAGCTTTCTCAATCAATCTCCTTACCGAGATACATGGCTTTTGTTTACAAAACCACATTTTAGTGATCCCAATGTTTTTATTACTCGAGAAGAGCACTCTTTCATTGGTGATCCTCATGATTTGGTCAATGAAAGCATTGTTTTTCCCACAGGAACAGCGATGGAAGAGCTTGTTCGCACAGAGTATCCAAATCTCAACATTATAACCACGCACTCTGAAATGGATGCTTTCCAACTGGTCTCCAATAAAAAAGCAGACATCGCAATGCGCTCACTCATTGTGGCAGCGTATACACTGAAAAAAGAAGGAATGTTTAATCTCAAAATTGCAGGGCAATTACCCGATTATATCAATAAAATGCACATGGGAGTCATACAAAGTGAACCGATGCTTCGGGACATTTTAGACAAAGGTATTGCAACCATTAGTGCTGAAGATCGAGCGAATATTGTCAATAAATATGTGGCAATTAAAGCTCAAACCGTTTACGATTATAGCTTACTCTTGAAAATTGTTTTTGGGTTTATGATTTTGGGTCTATTGTTTCTATGGCGTTATTATGAGCTCAAAAAATATACTAAAGAGTTATTGTACCTTTCAGAAACAGACATTCTTACCAAAATGTACAATCGAATGAAGATCGAAAAAGAGTTGGTTATGCAAGTTGAGCGTGCTAAAGCCATGAAATATTCTTTTTCTATATTATTGATTGATTTTGATTTTTTTAAGATCATCAATGACACCTTTGGTCATCCTATTGGTGACAAAGTCTTGATTGAAATGGCAGACCTTATTAAGCGAAGTATTCGCTCTGATGATAGGATTGGACGTTGGGGTGGAGAAGAGTTTTTAGTGCTTTGTCCACAGAGTAATGAAGATGAAGCACTAAATATTGCCAGACGTATTCAAATGGCAATTCATACAGGTGTTTTTTCGACCCATAAACATCATACGGTTAGTATTGGTATACGAACATTAACAGATGAAGACACACCTTATACGCTAATATCACATGCTGATGACGCACTGTATAAAGCAAAAAATACAGGTCGCGATACAATTTGTTGTTCTTCTTCTAGCACATCTATTTAA
- a CDS encoding YggS family pyridoxal phosphate-dependent enzyme: METKNFVNTLDDILTRVEKARLSVDQHLIVKIVAASKSADPSMIEAMYHAGQRCFGENKIQDMSDKVHALSRLPLEWHFIGRLQTNKINQLIDLEPSLMHSLSSLELAQEIDKRLHVKNKTMNVLLQINSAYEEQKAGVLPEQAIEVYEQIVLTCKHLQLKGVMSIGAHTEECAVIQKSFETTHKIFESLQNYGAKYCSMGMSGDFELAIACGSNMIRLGSILFK; the protein is encoded by the coding sequence ATGGAAACTAAAAATTTTGTAAATACTTTGGATGATATTCTCACACGCGTTGAAAAAGCGCGTTTGAGTGTCGATCAACACTTGATTGTTAAGATTGTTGCAGCAAGTAAAAGCGCTGATCCTTCTATGATTGAAGCGATGTACCATGCAGGTCAACGTTGTTTTGGTGAAAATAAAATTCAAGATATGAGTGACAAAGTTCATGCACTTTCACGCCTCCCACTTGAATGGCATTTTATAGGACGATTACAAACCAACAAAATCAACCAACTCATCGATTTAGAGCCATCATTGATGCACTCTCTAAGCTCTTTAGAGCTTGCCCAAGAGATCGACAAACGTTTACATGTAAAGAATAAAACCATGAACGTTCTGCTTCAAATCAACAGTGCCTATGAAGAACAAAAAGCGGGTGTTCTGCCTGAGCAAGCAATCGAAGTGTATGAACAAATCGTGCTTACATGTAAACACCTTCAGCTTAAAGGTGTCATGAGTATTGGTGCACATACCGAAGAGTGCGCTGTTATTCAAAAGAGCTTTGAAACCACGCATAAAATCTTTGAATCACTCCAAAATTATGGTGCGAAATATTGTTCAATGGGTATGAGTGGAGATTTTGAATTAGCAATTGCCTGTGGTTCTAACATGATTCGTTTGGGAAGTATTTTATTTAAATAG
- the rseP gene encoding RIP metalloprotease RseP, giving the protein MGTLTSILVLSFLIFFHELGHFLAARFFGVHVEVFSIGFGKKIFSKIVGHTEYCLSLIPLGGYVQMKGQDDRDPTKVSYDADSYTTKAPWKRIIILFAGPFANFLLAFLLFLAVGTMGVTKFAPIIGKISPNSPALEAGLQENDRIVMINNELIETWDEVSILIQKNSGSMQMKVERAGSVQTIVLSPKISEYKNMFGETKQKKMIGVLPSGKTIEMVYSISELPGFAYEQTIKATTLILTSLQKLIEGVVSPKELGGIISIVQVTSEASAAGLVALFALTALISVNLGVLNLLPIPALDGGHIMFNAYEMLTKKAPSERVLTAMTSMGWIFLLSLMALSIFNDIYRLTNGN; this is encoded by the coding sequence ATGGGTACACTGACCTCAATATTGGTTCTCTCGTTTCTCATTTTTTTTCATGAATTAGGACATTTTCTTGCCGCTCGATTTTTTGGTGTTCACGTTGAAGTTTTCAGCATTGGATTTGGAAAAAAGATCTTTTCAAAAATCGTTGGTCATACAGAGTATTGTCTAAGTCTCATTCCGTTAGGTGGCTATGTGCAGATGAAGGGACAAGACGATCGTGATCCAACAAAAGTCAGTTATGATGCTGACAGTTATACAACCAAAGCACCATGGAAACGTATTATTATCCTTTTTGCAGGTCCCTTTGCGAACTTCTTACTTGCTTTCTTGCTTTTTCTTGCTGTAGGGACGATGGGAGTAACAAAATTTGCTCCAATTATTGGTAAAATTAGTCCAAACTCCCCTGCTTTAGAAGCAGGTCTCCAAGAGAATGACCGCATTGTAATGATTAATAACGAACTCATTGAAACTTGGGATGAAGTGAGTATACTCATTCAAAAAAATAGTGGTTCAATGCAAATGAAAGTTGAGCGAGCAGGAAGCGTACAAACGATTGTTTTGTCACCAAAAATTAGTGAATACAAAAATATGTTTGGAGAGACAAAACAGAAAAAAATGATTGGTGTTCTCCCAAGCGGTAAAACGATTGAAATGGTTTATAGCATCAGTGAACTTCCAGGATTTGCTTATGAACAAACCATAAAGGCAACCACACTTATTTTAACCAGTCTTCAAAAACTCATTGAAGGGGTTGTTTCACCTAAAGAGTTAGGGGGTATCATCTCGATTGTTCAAGTCACTTCAGAGGCGAGCGCTGCTGGTCTTGTGGCGCTTTTTGCATTGACGGCACTTATTTCTGTTAACCTTGGCGTTCTCAATCTTTTACCAATTCCTGCCCTTGATGGTGGACACATTATGTTTAATGCCTACGAAATGTTGACCAAAAAAGCACCCAGTGAGCGTGTACTTACGGCTATGACGTCAATGGGATGGATATTTTTACTCAGCCTTATGGCTTTGAGTATTTTTAATGATATTTACAGGCTAACCAATGGAAACTAA
- the pgsA gene encoding CDP-diacylglycerol--glycerol-3-phosphate 3-phosphatidyltransferase, with protein MMNLPNLLASMRIGLAPLMFILLVNRDLPLFKGLHVSWLDYFAALIFVIASATDFFDGYIARNWNQKTQLGAILDPLADKMLTLAAFLGLMMIDRANPWAIFLILTREFFITGLRVAAMGEGKNIAASMAGKVKTVFQMIAIGFLMMNWPYAELLLWVAVGLTLYSGYEYIIGYTKIESN; from the coding sequence ATGATGAATCTTCCAAACCTTCTAGCCTCTATGCGTATTGGCTTAGCACCCCTTATGTTTATTCTTTTAGTCAATCGTGATTTACCCTTGTTTAAGGGCTTACATGTAAGTTGGTTAGATTACTTTGCTGCACTTATTTTTGTTATTGCGAGCGCAACAGATTTTTTTGATGGCTATATTGCACGTAATTGGAATCAGAAAACACAACTGGGTGCTATTCTTGATCCACTTGCTGATAAAATGCTTACCTTAGCGGCATTTTTGGGACTGATGATGATTGATCGGGCTAACCCTTGGGCCATTTTTCTTATCCTAACACGTGAATTTTTTATTACAGGACTTCGTGTAGCGGCAATGGGTGAAGGTAAGAATATTGCTGCGAGTATGGCGGGTAAAGTCAAAACTGTTTTTCAGATGATTGCCATTGGCTTTTTAATGATGAACTGGCCTTATGCTGAGTTACTTTTATGGGTTGCTGTTGGACTTACATTGTACTCTGGTTATGAATATATCATTGGCTACACAAAAATAGAGAGCAACTGA
- a CDS encoding enoyl-ACP reductase, producing the protein MKGKTLVISGGTRGIGQAIVHEFAQAGVNIAFTYNSNEALAQEQVKDLEEKFGIKAKAYPLNILEPETYKDLFLEIDKDFDRVDFFISNAIISGRPVVGGYTKFMKLKPRGINNIFTATVNAFVVGAQEAAKRMEKIGGGSIISLSSTGNLVYIENYAGHGTAKAAVETMVRYAAAELGCKGIRVNAVSGGPIETDALRAFTNYEEVRDITAKLSPLGRMGQPQDLAGACLFLCSDKASWITGHTMLIDGGTTFK; encoded by the coding sequence ATGAAGGGAAAAACACTTGTCATTAGCGGCGGTACCAGAGGTATCGGTCAAGCCATTGTTCATGAATTTGCCCAAGCAGGTGTGAATATTGCATTTACGTACAATTCAAATGAAGCGTTAGCACAAGAGCAAGTGAAAGATTTAGAAGAAAAATTTGGCATTAAAGCCAAAGCATATCCTCTCAATATTTTAGAACCAGAGACCTATAAAGATCTTTTCTTGGAAATTGACAAAGATTTTGATCGTGTAGACTTTTTTATCTCTAACGCGATCATTTCTGGTCGACCAGTTGTGGGTGGATATACCAAGTTTATGAAACTTAAACCTCGTGGTATTAACAACATCTTTACAGCAACGGTCAATGCTTTTGTCGTGGGTGCACAAGAAGCGGCTAAACGTATGGAAAAAATTGGAGGGGGAAGTATTATCTCTCTTTCATCTACTGGAAATCTCGTTTATATTGAAAATTATGCAGGTCATGGTACCGCAAAAGCGGCTGTTGAGACAATGGTTCGTTATGCTGCAGCGGAACTTGGTTGTAAAGGTATTCGTGTCAATGCTGTGAGTGGTGGGCCTATCGAAACCGATGCTTTAAGAGCTTTTACTAACTATGAAGAGGTTCGTGATATCACCGCTAAACTTTCACCTTTAGGTCGTATGGGGCAACCACAAGACTTAGCTGGAGCTTGTTTATTCCTTTGTTCAGATAAGGCATCATGGATTACAGGGCACACCATGCTGATTGATGGTGGTACAACGTTTAAATGA
- the dapA gene encoding 4-hydroxy-tetrahydrodipicolinate synthase, giving the protein MQQALQGAMTALITPFKNGKLDEVQYAKLIERQIKNGIDVVVPVGTTGESATLDHDEHRRCIEIAVDVCSHSAVKVLAGAGSNATHEAIGLAKFAQAHGAHAILSVTPYYNKPTQEGLFQHYKAIAGSVDIPVLLYNVPGRTGCDLLPDTIFRLFGACPNIFGVKEATGSIDRCVDLLAHQPQLSVFSGEDAINYPILSNGGSGVISVTSNILPDQIAELTHLALKGDFHGAKAINDSLYEINKTLFCESNPIPIKAAMYIAGLLETLEYRLPLCAPSNDNMKRIENTLKKYTIKGF; this is encoded by the coding sequence ATGCAACAGGCGTTACAAGGAGCGATGACCGCTCTTATCACACCCTTTAAAAATGGAAAACTCGATGAAGTTCAATATGCAAAACTCATAGAAAGACAGATTAAAAATGGCATAGATGTTGTTGTCCCTGTTGGAACAACAGGTGAAAGTGCAACACTAGATCATGATGAACACCGCCGTTGTATTGAAATAGCAGTCGATGTTTGCTCACATAGTGCTGTCAAAGTTCTTGCAGGCGCTGGAAGTAATGCAACCCATGAAGCCATTGGATTGGCTAAATTTGCACAAGCACATGGAGCGCATGCTATTCTTTCTGTAACACCATACTATAACAAACCAACACAAGAAGGTCTTTTTCAACATTATAAAGCGATTGCAGGTTCTGTTGATATTCCTGTGTTGTTGTACAATGTCCCAGGACGTACAGGATGTGATTTACTCCCCGATACCATCTTTAGACTTTTTGGTGCTTGTCCTAATATTTTTGGTGTCAAAGAGGCAACAGGCTCGATTGATCGTTGTGTAGATTTACTCGCACATCAGCCGCAACTCTCTGTCTTTAGCGGTGAAGATGCGATCAATTACCCTATTCTTTCCAATGGAGGCTCAGGTGTAATTTCCGTCACATCAAATATTCTACCTGACCAAATTGCAGAGCTTACACACTTAGCGCTTAAAGGTGATTTTCATGGGGCAAAAGCCATTAATGATTCACTGTATGAGATCAATAAAACACTTTTCTGCGAAAGTAATCCTATTCCTATAAAAGCGGCAATGTATATTGCTGGTTTGCTTGAAACACTGGAATATCGTTTGCCTCTGTGTGCTCCAAGCAACGACAATATGAAACGCATTGAAAATACACTTAAAAAATATACGATTAAAGGATTTTAA
- a CDS encoding M16 family metallopeptidase: MANSLPEHFTKTLENGLQIVVIPMHNKSDVITTDIFYKVGSGNEIMGKSGIAHMLEHLNFKSTKNLKTGEFDEIVKGFGGVNNASTGFDYTHYFIKSSSKNLPKSLELFAELMQNLKLTDEEFQPERNVVLEERLWRTDNSPIGYLYFRLFNNAFTYHPYHWTPIGFIDDIKNWSIEDIRSFHSKYYQPSNAIVVVAGDIEPEDVFKNVTKYFGDIKNSTPLPKVHHQVEPQQDGAKRLFIKKESEVEMVAIAYKIPNFLHEDQVALSALSELLSSGKSSKLHRILVDEKKLVNQIYGYAMEAKDPSVFLFLAVCNPGVKAESVETEILKIIDSLKKDDVSDKDIEKIKINTKADFIHNLESSSDLATLFGSYFAKGDITPLLNYEEGINKLKKEDIIKVVNKYLVPQSSTTVILRKDY, translated from the coding sequence ATGGCTAACTCTCTACCTGAGCACTTTACTAAAACATTGGAGAATGGACTTCAAATTGTTGTCATTCCCATGCATAATAAAAGCGATGTTATTACGACAGATATTTTTTATAAAGTCGGTAGCGGCAATGAGATTATGGGTAAAAGTGGTATAGCCCACATGCTTGAACACCTTAATTTTAAATCGACTAAGAACCTTAAGACCGGTGAATTTGATGAAATTGTTAAAGGCTTTGGTGGCGTGAATAACGCATCAACAGGTTTTGATTACACGCATTACTTCATCAAAAGTTCATCCAAAAATTTACCAAAATCATTGGAGCTTTTTGCAGAACTGATGCAAAATCTTAAACTCACTGATGAAGAATTTCAACCAGAACGTAATGTTGTTCTAGAAGAGAGGCTATGGAGAACGGATAATTCACCCATTGGTTATCTCTACTTTAGACTTTTCAATAATGCCTTTACCTACCATCCATACCATTGGACACCCATTGGTTTTATAGATGATATAAAAAATTGGAGCATTGAAGATATTCGTAGTTTTCACTCAAAATACTATCAACCTTCAAATGCCATTGTTGTGGTTGCGGGTGACATTGAACCCGAAGATGTTTTCAAAAATGTTACAAAATATTTTGGTGACATTAAAAATTCTACGCCTCTTCCAAAGGTACATCATCAAGTTGAACCACAACAAGATGGTGCAAAACGTCTTTTTATTAAAAAAGAGAGTGAAGTTGAAATGGTGGCTATTGCCTATAAAATTCCAAATTTTCTACACGAAGACCAAGTGGCACTTTCTGCTTTAAGTGAGCTTTTAAGCAGTGGAAAAAGTAGCAAGCTACACCGTATTTTAGTAGATGAAAAGAAACTGGTCAATCAAATCTATGGCTATGCAATGGAAGCAAAAGATCCCTCTGTCTTTTTATTTTTAGCGGTCTGTAATCCAGGTGTAAAAGCAGAAAGTGTTGAAACTGAAATACTCAAAATTATTGATAGCCTTAAAAAAGACGATGTCAGTGATAAAGATATTGAAAAGATTAAGATCAATACAAAAGCTGATTTTATTCATAATTTAGAAAGTTCTAGCGATCTTGCAACCCTTTTTGGTTCCTATTTTGCAAAAGGTGACATTACACCTCTTTTGAACTATGAAGAGGGGATTAACAAGCTCAAAAAAGAAGATATAATTAAAGTTGTCAATAAATATTTAGTTCCACAATCATCTACCACAGTTATATTAAGAAAGGATTATTAA
- a CDS encoding quinone-dependent dihydroorotate dehydrogenase: protein MFDYYGLMKKFMFNFSPENAHHIAEFFFKNGATYAPFILSPLAEHFFIHDKRLEQTIFGKTFLNPLGLGAGFDKNATMIQMLTALGFGHIEYGTITPEPQNGNAKPRLFRYVEQESIQNAMGFNNEGMYKVGTRLESLYPFATPLGANIGKNKTTTVENALKDYEKLIKRFKDLSDYLVINISSPNTPGLRDLQNEQFIKDLFVMAKELTLKPVLLKIAPDLEINDALHVSSTALENGAAGIVATNTTVDYSLIPNARDFGGLSGKVLTEKSFVMFEALAKEFFGKTTLISVGGIDSADEAYRRLKAGASLIQIYSAFIFKGPSLNRAINLGILERMEKDGFNHISEVIGSDRR from the coding sequence ATGTTTGATTATTATGGCCTGATGAAAAAATTCATGTTTAACTTCTCTCCTGAGAATGCCCACCATATTGCAGAATTTTTCTTTAAGAATGGTGCCACCTATGCTCCTTTTATTCTTTCACCATTGGCTGAGCATTTTTTTATTCATGATAAACGTTTGGAACAAACTATTTTTGGTAAAACATTTTTAAATCCTCTGGGTCTTGGTGCAGGTTTTGATAAAAATGCAACGATGATTCAAATGCTTACCGCTCTTGGATTTGGTCATATTGAGTATGGAACGATTACGCCTGAGCCACAAAATGGCAATGCAAAACCAAGGTTATTTCGCTACGTAGAACAAGAATCCATTCAAAATGCAATGGGATTTAACAATGAAGGTATGTATAAAGTCGGCACGCGCTTAGAGTCACTTTACCCCTTTGCAACACCTTTAGGTGCCAATATAGGAAAAAACAAAACGACTACGGTTGAAAATGCACTCAAAGACTACGAAAAGTTAATTAAACGCTTTAAAGATTTAAGCGATTATTTGGTCATCAATATCTCTTCTCCGAATACTCCAGGTCTTCGAGATTTGCAGAATGAGCAATTTATTAAAGATCTTTTTGTGATGGCAAAAGAGTTAACCTTAAAACCGGTACTTCTTAAAATTGCACCCGATCTTGAGATCAATGATGCTTTACATGTAAGCTCAACGGCCCTTGAAAATGGAGCTGCGGGAATCGTAGCAACCAACACAACCGTTGACTATTCTTTGATTCCCAATGCAAGAGACTTTGGTGGTCTGAGCGGCAAAGTGCTAACAGAAAAAAGTTTTGTCATGTTTGAAGCTCTCGCGAAAGAGTTTTTTGGCAAAACGACACTCATTTCAGTTGGGGGTATTGATTCAGCGGATGAAGCCTACCGAAGACTGAAAGCGGGAGCAAGTTTGATTCAAATTTATTCGGCATTCATTTTTAAAGGACCTTCTCTTAACCGTGCAATCAATCTTGGTATTTTGGAGCGCATGGAAAAAGATGGATTTAATCATATTAGTGAAGTTATAGGAAGCGATAGGAGATGA